ACATTTGGAATGGCACGATCAACATGAAGGACTTTTTCCAACAGTACGATCTACTCCGGTGTGGTTGGCTAGCTAAGAGTACTTTCATCCGATGTCTGGATGTGATAGGGCTATCGCCCCTCGGTCGATTGCCGTTGCATGAGCGGGAAATTAAACTGCTCTGTGAACGGTACGCCGATCCGAAGGATCCGTGTAAAATCCATTGGACAGCGTTTGTGAATGAAATTAATCGTGTATTTACCGAGCCACATTTGGACAAGGGAGCATTCAAACCGGTCGAAAGCCCTCCTCAATCGGTGAAGGATTTACCACGTGCTGGGAAACACACGCTTGCTTTAGACGTGTTTAACGATGCGCAGAGGCTTGTAATGAAATTGAAAGACAAAATTGCCTGCCAACGTGTGCTGATCGAGCCCATGTTTAAAGATTTTGATAAACATCGCAATGGACACGTAAGTTGCAACCAAGCTCGTGAAGTCTTTTCGATTTGTAATATACACCTAAAGGAAGAGGAAACATTCCTGCTGGACAGGGTCTACGGTGATGTACTGGGTTTCGATTATGATCAGTTCTTGAAAGACATTGGTGTGACCAAAGCTAAAGGCACGGAAGACATGCAGGCGTATCGGAAGGTCATCGAAAGTATTAACAAAGATGTGACGCAACCGTCGAAACCAATGCCTTGGGAAAGAGATATCGTACGGGTGTTGGCCAAGGTGAAGGCTCAAGCTGTACGACGTCGGTTACGTCTGATAGATTTTATGCAGGGATTTGACCCGCTGAACCACCATCGTATCAGTGCTGCGCAGTTTTGTCGAGGGCTTGCAACTGCTAGCGTTCAGCTAACTGCGAATGAGATGCAACTAGTATGCGAGTATTTCCGCACGCCTACCTGTCCAACGGTGGACTACAAACGTTTCTGTGATACTATTGCCGAAGTGGATTATCAGCCGAACCTCGAGAAGGCTCCATTATTGGTACCGTGTAGCCATTTTCCGGCCGACGAACAACCGGTTAATTTCTTAAATTTCAATGAGCGTACAATCGTTTCCAAGGTGCTACAGAAACTCGCCAGACATGCGGACATCGTATCGAACTTGGGATCTCTGTTAAAGGATTTCGATTCTCAAAACGTTGGCCATGTGGGGCGAAACCAATTGCTGCGTGCGCTTGCGACACGTGATTTGCATACGCGAATCTCAACCCGTGAGTTTGAAACTCTTTGCAAATATTTTGCTGTTGAAGTTGGTAAGTATACTATTAGTCTCTTATGCATGTTATAGAATGAACAATTTCTTTAATCCAAATTCTTTTCAATCTTCCGTTCAGGATTTCGACAGGAAGTAAACTATCGTGCGTTACTGGAAGCATTGGATTATTTATACACGAATCGAGAGGTTCATCCGTTTTGATTGCGTACACTAAAGACTTTCTTTGTGAAATATATTCTTTCAAGCAATCGAAACTAAGGATACACATTTTGCACGTGCACTTAACGTACTTTTTAAAATGTTCCACCCCAATACCGAATGGCGTTTCTACCTGTCAGCACACCAGCTGTCAACGAAATGTTTTTCTGCCGTCGTAATCGCTTATGTCAAGGTGCTCTCCCCCTTTTCTCTGAGGACTTTTTTCCCCTGCGGTATCTGCGGTATTCGTATCAGGTGCTGTGCGGTACTTTCTGCCACTGTCGGAACCAAAAAGAGGCCCCAAGATACCAGAGGCTTCCCCCGGAGCAGAGTGCTCGACGAGTGACACAAGTTACAGTGTAGCAAAGCCGCCGCAAAATGTATCGTTTGCTGGTGCAGAAGGCGCTCGCGAACAATTCGAAAGTACGTATCGACCGGACTGTGACCGGGTCAGGATTTGCAGGAGGATGCGAAAAAAGAGCGTGTTATGTCATAATATGCGGGGGAACTGCATGGCCCCGTATCGGGAGGTGCTACTATCGTATCGTTGCATTttgcaagcaaacaaaccagTGTGTGCACCGTAGTTGCATGGCGCTTGATTGGACGGCTCTCAAAAATTGCTAAATTTTGTTACGGTATAGGTGCATTGGGGACGTTGCCCACCACCGAGCTGAATGCGCTTGACGTTGCAagatgtgtttatttttgttgtccCAGAAGAGCGTGATCTAATAGTTTGGTGCTTTTTCTCTTTTAGCGACCGTCCGCCCAGCTGTTCGCCGTCAGCCGTTCGTACAGTGGAAGCGCACGAAGATCCAACCTGCCACCGTTTCAGGAGGCAGGATTCGGAAAGGTGCTAGTGGTTCTATCTCCGTTTCTTATTGGTGGAGGCGTCGTAACATACGCCAAGTGAGTGTTTCTGCTGATTGTGTCTCTGTTTGATAAGATAATTCGGAGAGACTTTAATCGCGATcgtggtatttttttcttcgatcACCTtattcgatgttttttttgcagatacGATAATGAATTCCGTAAAACTTTAATTACGAATGTTCCTGCGCTGGAACCGGTGCTAAAGGCGCTACTGCAGGAGACAAACCCTCTGGATGAGGTTTCTAAAaagatggacgatattagcaAAACAATCGGAGAGTATACGTCGACCATTACCGGGTTCTTTGGCGGTGGAGAAGAGGAAAAGAAGCAAGAAAAGAGTAAGATTCTTTAAGAACGCTAGTTTCAGAAATGGAATTATGAATGTACTTTTCGCATTCTCTAGAACCTGATTTGCCACCTGTCACCAAATCCAAGTCGGTTCATGTGCCCGTTCCTTCGCCACCACTACCAAAACCGGAACCCATCAACCTTTCCGAAAAGGTACCTGAACCGACCAAGAAGGCAGCCCCGAAAGTTGTTCCCAGCCCGGCAACGGCAGCCAAAGGCACCAGTACATCTGCCGCTGCTAGTGCGGTCGTTGCTCCAGCCAAAAGTGTTCCAGCACCATCGAAACCGGTTCCCTTATCATCCGGCAGCGAGACAGTGCCGAAATCCATCAGCGATCTCGAGCAGCAAGTCGAGGTGGCCGCTACGATTGCCATCAAAGAATATGGACACGCTGTGGATGTGTTGAAAACATACACTGAGGAGGTCCGCAAAGTGGTTGATGCATCGATTGACAAACTGGACTCCAGCAGCTGGACTACGCTGCGTAATCGTACCAGTGCGCGTGATACTGCACTCGAGGCGGCCGAAACTGCTGCCGATCAGGCTAAGGCGAacatcgagaagctgcacgctTTGCTGATCAGTCGCGAAATTAAGTGTTCGGACGAGCTGAAGGATAAAGCGCGCCAGAACATTGCCGCCTATCTGGAACATCTTAAGAAGGCAAAGGATGAAGTTTACGCGGCAAGGGATCTCGCATCGCTCGGTGAAAAGTACTGGAAGCGTGTCGAGTCTGCGCGGAATTATTTTGTCGACGAGATGGAATCCCTGTTCCCGGGAATCAATCTGTCCGAGCGTAAGCTGAGCCTTTCAAAGGACGAGCTTGACCTGTTCATACTGCACGCATACACGCAGGTGATCGCGCATCAGAAGGAGTTGCAAAAGCTGCAAATTGAGGGCGATCAAAATTTGCGCCGCGCAGTAGAAGCCGTGAGGGGGTCGGATCAGGCGGAGGAAGTTAAGGCACGGCTAGAGTACGAGATTGCCAAGGAAAAGCGTCAGCTGAACCTGTTGAACCAGAAAAAGCTGTTGCACACACGGGCAGAGTTGGAGCAGCAGTTGCGAGAGCAGATGAAGCGCCAAACGGAGGCACACATCGACCATCTGAAGGATGCGCTCACGCAGAAGGAGGTAGAGATGAGGCGAAAGTTCCAAAGGGAGCTGGACGAGAAAATTACAACGGAACAGGCTAGTTACAAGTTGCAACTTGCGGCCATGTTGGGCAAGCTAAAGGGTATTCATAATGCACTGGTCGGTAAGTAAAAAGATATCGGAAATTCGATGCTAACTTTCCCACGGAAGATTGTGTGGTTCTGTGTGTGGTCGCTAACAGTTTGCCGTGTTCTTTGCTCTTCTTTCCCGCACTACACTACGCGCTACATTCATATAACTGTATGGATGCGTCACATCCGTTCCTTGCTTCATTCCATTGACTCATTCATTCGTGTCGTCATCGTTAACTGCTTTAAACTGTGTGCTAACGAGGACAGAGATAGATACCGAAATGAAAGGTACATATATAAATGCGTATGgtttatgcaaaaataatgTGCATGTTTATTTTAGACACTTTTGTTCTCTTATCCACTACACATATACTTAGTTTAACAGCACTACACTTAGCTTAATATCTCCTACACATGTATTGCTCATCATTTCTTTGACCAAATGGTTTAATGATTACGTGCGTTCATATCCACAGAACATGCGGACGCTGAGAAAAGCGCACATCAAGCACAAGCCCTGTGGGGCGCCTGCCAATCACTGTGGTCTTCGATTCGTAGCGGCCAGCCCGGGAAATCGTGGCGTGATCAGCTGCGCCCACTAAAAGATGAAATTGCAGCCGTTGCCCGCTCAGCGGAAGGAGACGAGCTAGTGGCCGTGGTTTTGAAAGGTTTGCCCGAAACGGCCGTCAAACGAGGTGTCTATCCCGAGGATGCTCTGCGCGAACGTTTCCTGAAGGTGGAAGAGGTTTCGCGACGGTTGGCCCTAGTTCCCGCAGGAGGTGCCCGGCTCCCGATGTATGTGCTATCCTACCTGCAAGCAGCCCTGATCGCTCGTCCCGATAAGCCGATCTCGCAAGACGAACTTGAAAACAAACCGTTTGACTTTAGCAAGCTGGACACGTATGATATTTTGAACCGCGCCCGATACTGGCTCGACCGCGGCGATCTTGTAAAGACGGTCCAGTACGTTAACCTACTGCAGGGAGCACCACGCAAGGCCGCGCTAGATTGGCTAAACGAGGCCCGGTTGCTACTGGAAACGCAACAAGCTGCCGGTACGCTAATGGCGCATGCCGCCGCTAGCGGTGTTCGATTCCTGTGAGGCGACTGATAGCGTATTATTTAACAGCCTTGGTCTGCTGAATGATTGACCGGCGTAATTGTTACACAGTCTGGAAAGTGTGCGCTGTGCGAAAAAAAGTTATATCCGCTACAGAGCGTCGTTTGTGTTGTCCAATACCCTTTAGTCTTGTCGCGGGTGTGGTGTAGCTGATGCTACCAATAGatgcaaaacgaaaaccaGCCATTCGGGTATCAAATAACTTAGAGCAAATCGGCACCAAGTATTGTTAAAGACACATATTTTCGTTTCCCTCTGTTCCATCACGGCACattggttgattttttatgtttccctTGTAATCGTTCTGTAGCAAATGTAAAACTAATGATTAACAGGAAATAAAATATGGCATTATGATAGGAGAACCTATTACAGCAACACCATTTGCAAGATGATGGACCGCCGGACCGTATAGTCAGAACAAgaacattatttaataaagTCAGTCATTTCACACGGAACATTGCTGAAGTTATTATTGCCGCTTTAGAGAGAACTTTCCGTGTAGTAAGATGAAACGGATCTGCGATTTGAAAAATAGTCAAAGGGTCAGTCAAAATTCATTCGCGTCAACCCACTGTTCCCGCGCATGCTGTCAAATCCGATACTGACAGCATGCACTTGTGGCACGGCTGTCATTGAAGAACATTGCGTTGGCGAAGACTTGTTGATCGTGCCGCTTGTATCGGGAATTTCTGTGATATTTTCATCATACTCAACATCATTCCAGTGATTTCTGTACTTGCTACATATCCACAATCCATCCATGGTAATCGTACCGCGACAATAATGCTCAAGATAATCTTGTTTACGCTTTTGGGCTTTACCGGCATTTGCCGTGGGTCCAGCTTGGAGACTGTTAGTGAAGATGATCTCGTCAAGAAATTTCACAGCCATAACAACTTCATTGTGCTTTTCTGTAAGTAGGTTCAGCTTTACTGATCGCTGCCAGTTGCTTCATTCGTTTCAATTTGTATTCCTTTCAGCCAAACCGAACTGTGCTGACTGTGACAAATTTGAGGGAATATTATCGAAATTACAACAGGAGCTTGAGGACAATCTACAGGCACACGCTGTTAAGGCGATAAGCAGCTCAATGGCACGGCTTTACAGCCCTAGCAAGGAACCGGCCGTAGTGTATTTCCGTCACGGAGTTCCCTTGCTGTATGATGGCCCGATAGAGGAGGATGCTCTGATCGGCAAGCTGGTACAGAACAAGGATCCTAACGTGAAGGAACTCTCGGATGAAACGTTCGAACATCTCACCCAAGCATCTAGCGGTGCCACTACCGGCGACTGGTTCATTATGTTGTAAGTATACAATAAGCTCCTTGCACCAAAGTTCCGGAGAATATGGCTGATCTTTTTTCCCGCGGTTTTAGTTACACAACAAATTGTGTCGAATGCCAACGACTCACTGCCGTTTGGGAAGCGGTTGCTGCCGATCTGAAAACGCGCATGAACGTTGCACGCGTGCAAAAGGACggaaaaggaagcgaaacaGCCACTCGCTTCCAAGTTAAAGCTGTGCCGGATTTCATTTTGTAAGTATTTTGTAGACATCGGTTGTATATGTAATGAAAATTCATGTTGTAATCGAATTTACCTTTACATGCAGTTTGCGACAAGGGAAATATTATCGCTACGAAATAAGCAAATACGATATCAAATCATTCGTAACATTCGCCCAGGATTGGTACAAGAATGCAAAGGCTACAAGAGTTCCAGTTCCATTGTCACCCTTGTAAGTTTTTCACATCGTGTTGGCGCTAGAAGTGAACTAATCAGTACTGTTTGTCCAATTCTTCTTTCAGCGATAATCTCGTGGAATTGGCTGTGCAGTATCTTAAAGACATGCCAAGCATGTACGCTAAACTGTACAACGAATATCCTATGGTGGTGTACGCAATGGCCACAGGATTGTTGTTCTGTGTCGGTGGTTTCGCTCTGGCCATAATATTGGCCATCGTGACGCGCTGCAAAGCAGCATCTCGAGCAAAGAAGGAAACAATCAAGAAGGCAAAATAAGTACTCCGGACGTAATTTGAAGGTAGAGAGCAATAACATATTTGGAAGCAACTTAAGTAATGttcaaataaaatgttttatacagTAACAGTAACTTTGCCCCTACAATCTCAGGTAAAAACTCAGTCGTCAATTGTCgctttcattaatttattgttcCTGGGGAACAGACGGTGGCGCTGAAGATGGTCACTGATTTTGCTTATCCGCCAGGTCgtgtcgatttttttttgaaaaatggaacaaatttaaTCCTTATCATCCATTGATAACGTTTTCTTAGttcgataaatatttatttgatatgGGCTGTCAAACATTCTGTCCTGCTCGTGGCACAGCTGTCAGGcgaagtaaacaaataaaccgtGTGCTACCCGCATATCAGCGCGTTTCGTATAGTGAAAGTTTACAAACGAAAATTCACTTGATTACCGGATGGAAACGATCGCTTCAATATACAATAGAATAGGCCTTTTGTAGAATGTCAAGCACGGCAACCAGCAGCGATGGACCAGGACAAGTGAAAAAGTCCACGGAGAAAACTCCGCGCAAAAGAGACCGTACTgacggcggtggtggtggatctGCCGGAAAAGGAAACGGCACCAACAAGTTCCAGCGTAAACCAACCGATCGGCATATGGTTAAGAACCGAGTGCTACCCAAGTACTTTACACGCGAGAACGACATATACGTTACATACAAGTCCGATTTTACGGTAGTAGCCTACACATCCAGGGGTGTTTGCTTAATGTAACCATTTCTATCCTTTCCTTTGTAGTACCAACTGAAATCTTGTCTCGATATTCTTAACTCGGCGCTTGGAGAAGTATTTCTTCACTGTACCGGACGGGCAATCAATCGTGGAATCAATTTGGCGCTACGGATAAAGGCTGAGTTTCCCGAAGCGTTTGAATACGAGGTTAACACGTCGCAGATTGTCATTACGGATGATTTGCATCCACTACATGACGAGGACGATTTTATGGTGCAGCGGCGCATGAACTCATGTTTGCACATTCGGATGTACCGCACGATTAAGGTGAAACCATCCACCACTATCGAAACGGGGAAAGCCTAACCGGTAGTGCACCGTTGTTCGTTCGGTTCCCGGGACCATAAGAAGACACACACGCATCATGTCGGAAGAGGTAGAAATTAAGACTTACTTTAAGCTGGTAGACGTTGTTAAATGGATTGGTATAACACAGTTCGAAATTTTGGTCAATCTGTTAGCCTTTCTCGTGTTCACCATTCTCCTCACGGTGAAAGCATCGAGCGGTGAGCTGACAGGTACGCTGACGGCTAACGAATGGTTAGCCCTGTTCTCGCCAATGTTCTGCGGGGATTTTTGTAACACTTACTTTTGCATCATCGTCGGCATAAGGATGTACCTAGGTAACAAGCACCGACAGGCAATGCATCGACTAGTTTGGAGCATTCCCTTTCTGCTGCTAACGTCCGGGTTCAAGTATCTAGTGTGCATGAAACTGTCCGGCCAGATACAGCTCGAGTACAGTGAAGTGTTTTCGCCCATGTTCGTACTGTTGCAGATGATTGCGGTGAAGGCATGCCAGTACAACCAGCAGTCCTGATCGCACGCCAACCAATCACGCCGTGAGCTGCTATCGTTTAGCAATGATGTGGTACTGGGAACGGTAATTATGCAGTGAGAACTACTATTTTACTATATTTGGCTGGCAGCGCTatgattaatattaattaataataaacttCAACATGCTCATAGAAGACAGAGTTGTAGTCAGAttagaaagaaatgaagaGCATAGATAAGTCAGTTAAAGTTcagcaaagaaaagggaaaacattcTTAGTTAGAGTGGCAAATGACAGTGATAAATGATGGGATTTTAATATTTAGTCATTTTCAAGACCCAATATTCACGCTATTTTCTTAAGAATTGCAACTAAAGCTAAAGTTTAACTGAAATTTTTGAATCTAATCAATATTCATTATACATTATCcgaatgtttgtttggtgcaAAGCAGCGGTAACAACGAAGATTTTAATTAGTCACACACTCGCACTCTACCTACATGTTAGCGAAGCAACATTGTATCAATAGGTAAGTATTGCAATTGGGGACAACTACTGCAGTAGCTAATCGTAAATGGCAATTATTTTCTCCCCCTTACCTTTCTTTCGTTTAAGCTTTCGTCTAAAGCCCGAATAGAAGTCCGGTTTTCAGCACTAAATCATCTCGATCGCAGCAAAAAGTCTGGCGATCGTTGCGAATTGATCGTGCCCGACGGTGGAATTGCATGTGTGCTTTCTCCACACGGTGAGCATTTCCCGAGGCAAAAGCTAGTACGAGGCGTGCTCCACAGGTGAGTAATACCACGCTTGTTGAAACAATTATGTTTACACAGCAGATGCACGTTTATTCATAACTTGgaaaattgttgtaaaatgcacttttattttgcattacaCTATTGTTCGCATCAACACGTAAATCTACCTTTTaattacatattttttataactTAGTATGCCATTTTCTTATCATAAGCAGTTTGCTGCATGAAAATCTTGGCTGCATACTAATCTTCAGAATCCTTCCTCAAGCGCGTATCTACTCTTTCGTAGATTCCGAAATGAATAAAACTTCATCTAGATGGACAAAACTTCCACAAAAAAATAGTGCCACACATTCCAAAACGACCGACTAACTAGTAGTAGTACCAGCTGGTAACGGAATGCCaatccaaaaccaaaaacggcAACACATGCACATGCCTTTTGTCGCAGAACTTAATCCGGTTTTTGCATCCAAATTCCGCGCGGTTAGTGGTGAAAAGTGCCTACCATATCTCCCCGCATACGCCCTGTTCCCTTCTCGTCGATGTGCGCGAGTCACGTTTTAGTGTCGGAATTCCGGCGCACGGATATATATTTGGGAGAAACCATTTTCAAATGCACACCTAATCGCACAGTGTTGTGTC
The Anopheles moucheti chromosome 2, idAnoMoucSN_F20_07, whole genome shotgun sequence genome window above contains:
- the LOC128297787 gene encoding thioredoxin domain-containing protein, whose product is MLKIILFTLLGFTGICRGSSLETVSEDDLVKKFHSHNNFIVLFSKPNCADCDKFEGILSKLQQELEDNLQAHAVKAISSSMARLYSPSKEPAVVYFRHGVPLLYDGPIEEDALIGKLVQNKDPNVKELSDETFEHLTQASSGATTGDWFIMFYTTNCVECQRLTAVWEAVAADLKTRMNVARVQKDGKGSETATRFQVKAVPDFIFLRQGKYYRYEISKYDIKSFVTFAQDWYKNAKATRVPVPLSPFDNLVELAVQYLKDMPSMYAKLYNEYPMVVYAMATGLLFCVGGFALAIILAIVTRCKAASRAKKETIKKAK
- the LOC128297780 gene encoding uncharacterized protein LOC128297780 produces the protein MRTKFPCDDNFHAKHDRLLAVWKLCEKVRPRLEPIAEKLRLQFQLEDICHAGTIPVCEFANILLCQLGETVSKEEICEVAEYFSATAGRTSYDQFCDVLFGEAVTINSGNSKDRLSVYEHRKLSLMLMTIAKALRFRDQVLRPYFEDYSLTTNSESFCTIRYATRVLYFLGVTLAKPDAVLLVKRFSTDGHNFHYKAFIDEIDQLFRYLDAHDGALDREKDDAAVPTKVIHTQLPQVDRTEIGSISLEHMIGKRVAFHPCLAPARKDFEIAELLMRVQRHIWNGTINMKDFFQQYDLLRCGWLAKSTFIRCLDVIGLSPLGRLPLHEREIKLLCERYADPKDPCKIHWTAFVNEINRVFTEPHLDKGAFKPVESPPQSVKDLPRAGKHTLALDVFNDAQRLVMKLKDKIACQRVLIEPMFKDFDKHRNGHVSCNQAREVFSICNIHLKEEETFLLDRVYGDVLGFDYDQFLKDIGVTKAKGTEDMQAYRKVIESINKDVTQPSKPMPWERDIVRVLAKVKAQAVRRRLRLIDFMQGFDPLNHHRISAAQFCRGLATASVQLTANEMQLVCEYFRTPTCPTVDYKRFCDTIAEVDYQPNLEKAPLLVPCSHFPADEQPVNFLNFNERTIVSKVLQKLARHADIVSNLGSLLKDFDSQNVGHVGRNQLLRALATRDLHTRISTREFETLCKYFAVEVGFRQEVNYRALLEALDYLYTNREVHPF
- the LOC128297779 gene encoding MICOS complex subunit Mic60 isoform X1; this translates as MYRLLVQKALANNSKRPSAQLFAVSRSYSGSARRSNLPPFQEAGFGKVLVVLSPFLIGGGVVTYAKYDNEFRKTLITNVPALEPVLKALLQETNPLDEVSKKMDDISKTIGEYTSTITGFFGGGEEEKKQEKKPDLPPVTKSKSVHVPVPSPPLPKPEPINLSEKVPEPTKKAAPKVVPSPATAAKGTSTSAAASAVVAPAKSVPAPSKPVPLSSGSETVPKSISDLEQQVEVAATIAIKEYGHAVDVLKTYTEEVRKVVDASIDKLDSSSWTTLRNRTSARDTALEAAETAADQAKANIEKLHALLISREIKCSDELKDKARQNIAAYLEHLKKAKDEVYAARDLASLGEKYWKRVESARNYFVDEMESLFPGINLSERKLSLSKDELDLFILHAYTQVIAHQKELQKLQIEGDQNLRRAVEAVRGSDQAEEVKARLEYEIAKEKRQLNLLNQKKLLHTRAELEQQLREQMKRQTEAHIDHLKDALTQKEVEMRRKFQRELDEKITTEQASYKLQLAAMLGKLKGIHNALVEIDTEMKEHADAEKSAHQAQALWGACQSLWSSIRSGQPGKSWRDQLRPLKDEIAAVARSAEGDELVAVVLKGLPETAVKRGVYPEDALRERFLKVEEVSRRLALVPAGGARLPMYVLSYLQAALIARPDKPISQDELENKPFDFSKLDTYDILNRARYWLDRGDLVKTVQYVNLLQGAPRKAALDWLNEARLLLETQQAAGTLMAHAAASGVRFL
- the LOC128297794 gene encoding transmembrane protein 203, producing the protein MSEEVEIKTYFKLVDVVKWIGITQFEILVNLLAFLVFTILLTVKASSGELTGTLTANEWLALFSPMFCGDFCNTYFCIIVGIRMYLGNKHRQAMHRLVWSIPFLLLTSGFKYLVCMKLSGQIQLEYSEVFSPMFVLLQMIAVKACQYNQQS
- the LOC128297792 gene encoding ribonuclease P protein subunit p20, whose translation is MSSTATSSDGPGQVKKSTEKTPRKRDRTDGGGGGSAGKGNGTNKFQRKPTDRHMVKNRVLPKYFTRENDIYVTYKSDFTYQLKSCLDILNSALGEVFLHCTGRAINRGINLALRIKAEFPEAFEYEVNTSQIVITDDLHPLHDEDDFMVQRRMNSCLHIRMYRTIKVKPSTTIETGKA
- the LOC128297779 gene encoding MICOS complex subunit Mic60 isoform X2; amino-acid sequence: MYRLLVQKALANNSKRPSAQLFAVSRSYSGSARRSNLPPFQEAGFGKVLVVLSPFLIGGGVVTYAKYDNEFRKTLITNVPALEPVLKALLQETNPLDEVSKKMDDISKTIGEYTSTITGFFGGGEEEKKQEKKPDLPPVTKSKSVHVPVPSPPLPKPEPINLSEKVPEPTKKAAPKVVPSPATAAKGTSTSAAASAVVAPAKSVPAPSKPVPLSSGSETVPKSISDLEQQVEVAATIAIKEYGHAVDVLKTYTEEVRKVVDASIDKLDSSSWTTLRNRTSARDTALEAAETAADQAKANIEKLHALLISREIKCSDELKDKARQNIAAYLEHLKKAKDEVYAARDLASLGEKYWKRVESARNYFVDEMESLFPGINLSERKLSLSKDELDLFILHAYTQVIAHQKELQKLQIEGDQNLRRAVEAVRGSDQAEEVKARLEYEIAKEKRQLNLLNQKKLLHTRAELEQQLREQMKRQTEAHIDHLKDALTQKEVEMRRKFQRELDEKITTEQASYKLQLAAMLGKLKGIHNALVEHADAEKSAHQAQALWGACQSLWSSIRSGQPGKSWRDQLRPLKDEIAAVARSAEGDELVAVVLKGLPETAVKRGVYPEDALRERFLKVEEVSRRLALVPAGGARLPMYVLSYLQAALIARPDKPISQDELENKPFDFSKLDTYDILNRARYWLDRGDLVKTVQYVNLLQGAPRKAALDWLNEARLLLETQQAAGTLMAHAAASGVRFL